GCCTCGAACCCGTTGGCATAGCTTTTTGTGAGATTTCGGATGGAAATGATGGGTGCCATTGCGGATTTCTTGAGTATTTCCTCGTTTTTCGTCCGCTATATAGCCCCTTTATTGAACTTTGACATCCTGCCGACGCTGAACAGACTATTCAGCGAAAGCATCTTTATGCGTAGATGCTGATGAGGAACCGCGCGGCAGTAACGATCAGGAAGATGCCAAAGCCGATCTCCAATTGACGCTTGCTCATCCGATGCGCAAGCCGCGCGCCGATCGGCGCGACATACATCGTCAGCGGAATGATGAACACCACGGCGATCCAGCTGACGTAGCCGGTCGAAAACGGTGGCAGGCCCGATACACCCCAACCGGCCCAGGCATAGCCAAACAATCCCGGCAGCGAGATCAGCACGCCAACCCCCGCAGACGTCGCCACCGCCTGGTGCATCGGCCGAGAGAAGAGCGTCATGAAGGTATTGTTGAGAACGCCGCCACCGATCCCCATCAGGCCGGAAAGAATACCGATGCCTGTCCCGACCAGGAACTTGAATGGATTATCCGGCAAATCGCTACCGAGCCGCCAGCTCGCGCGGTTAAACAACATGCGCAAAGCGACGACCAGCGCGACCGTTGCAAAGAT
Above is a window of Rhizobium etli 8C-3 DNA encoding:
- a CDS encoding sulfite exporter TauE/SafE family protein, with the protein product MPALSELALFAPMMAAAGAVAGLLAGLLGIGGGAILVPVFYQVFGLLDVPEAVRMHLSVGTSLAIIVPTSLRSYMAHRNHGAVDQKLLNGWIIAVPLGAIVAAVIASEASSVTLRFIFATVALVVALRMLFNRASWRLGSDLPDNPFKFLVGTGIGILSGLMGIGGGVLNNTFMTLFSRPMHQAVATSAGVGVLISLPGLFGYAWAGWGVSGLPPFSTGYVSWIAVVFIIPLTMYVAPIGARLAHRMSKRQLEIGFGIFLIVTAARFLISIYA